One genomic segment of Fusobacterium nucleatum includes these proteins:
- a CDS encoding ABC transporter permease — translation MFWRMVRGTLFRQKSKMLMIAFTVALGVSLATAMMNVMLGVGDKVNKELKTYGANITVMHKDASILDDLYGLSGEGVSNKFLSESEVPKIKQIFWGFAIVDFAPYLERTGEVDGVSNKVKIYGTWFEKHLVMPTGEEVDAGIKNLKTWWEIKGEWLKDDDLDGVMIGSLIAGKYNIKIGDTINVKGTNETKKLTVRGIINSGGDDDEAIYTVLKTTQDLFGLEDKITMIEVSALTTPDNDLAKKAAQDPNSLTISEYETWYCTAYVSSISYQIQEVLTDSVAKPNRQVAESEGTILNKTELLMLLICILSSFASALGISNLITASVIERSQEIGLIKAIGGTNRRIILLILTEIVLTGIFGGIFGYIAGIGFTQIIGKTVFSSYIEPAVVVVPIDIALVFAVTIIGSIPAIRYLLTLKPTEVLHGR, via the coding sequence ATGTTTTGGAGAATGGTAAGAGGAACATTATTTAGACAGAAAAGTAAAATGTTAATGATAGCATTTACAGTGGCATTGGGAGTATCTCTTGCAACAGCTATGATGAATGTTATGCTTGGGGTTGGAGATAAAGTTAATAAGGAATTAAAGACCTATGGTGCTAATATCACTGTAATGCATAAAGATGCTTCAATACTTGATGACTTATATGGTTTAAGTGGAGAAGGAGTATCTAATAAATTTTTATCAGAATCAGAAGTACCAAAGATAAAACAAATATTTTGGGGCTTTGCAATAGTTGATTTTGCTCCATATTTAGAAAGAACAGGAGAAGTAGATGGGGTATCTAACAAAGTAAAAATCTATGGAACTTGGTTTGAAAAACATTTAGTTATGCCAACAGGTGAAGAAGTTGATGCAGGAATTAAAAACTTAAAAACTTGGTGGGAAATTAAAGGTGAATGGTTAAAAGATGATGATTTAGATGGAGTTATGATAGGCAGCCTTATAGCAGGAAAGTATAATATTAAAATTGGAGATACAATTAATGTTAAAGGTACAAATGAAACTAAAAAACTTACTGTAAGAGGAATAATAAATTCTGGTGGAGATGATGATGAAGCTATATACACAGTTTTAAAAACAACACAAGATTTATTTGGCTTAGAAGATAAAATAACTATGATAGAAGTTTCAGCTTTGACAACTCCTGATAATGATTTGGCTAAGAAAGCTGCACAAGACCCTAATAGTTTAACTATTTCTGAATATGAAACTTGGTACTGTACTGCTTATGTTAGTTCAATAAGTTATCAAATACAAGAAGTTCTAACTGATAGTGTAGCTAAACCTAATAGACAGGTTGCAGAGTCAGAAGGAACAATTTTAAATAAGACTGAGCTTTTAATGTTATTAATTTGTATTTTAAGTTCTTTTGCTTCTGCTCTTGGAATTTCCAATTTAATAACAGCTTCTGTTATTGAAAGAAGTCAAGAAATTGGTTTAATCAAAGCAATAGGTGGAACAAATAGAAGAATTATTTTACTTATATTGACTGAGATAGTTTTAACAGGAATATTTGGTGGAATATTTGGATACATAGCTGGTATAGGATTTACACAAATAATTGGAAAAACAGTATTTTCATCATATATTGAGCCAGCAGTTGTAGTTGTACCAATAGATATTGCTCTTGTATTTGCTGTTACGATAATAGGAAGTATCCCTGCAATTAGATATTTGTTAACTTTAAAGCCAACAGAAGTATTGCATGGAAGATAG
- the rpmF gene encoding 50S ribosomal protein L32 — protein sequence MAVPKKKTSKAKKNMRRSHHALTAIGLVTCEKCGAPKRAHRVCLECGDYKGTQVLETAE from the coding sequence ATGGCAGTACCTAAGAAAAAGACTTCTAAAGCTAAGAAAAATATGAGAAGATCACACCATGCACTAACTGCAATAGGTTTAGTAACTTGTGAAAAATGTGGAGCTCCTAAAAGAGCACATAGAGTTTGTTTAGAATGTGGAGATTATAAAGGAACTCAAGTTTTAGAAACAGCTGAATAA
- a CDS encoding ABC transporter permease, with the protein MKKYLYIIIILVGIIFCITFYQNPYKISENFTLLKPSFQHILGTDNLGRDIFSRLLLGTFYSIFIAFSAILLAGIIGSLLGAVAGYFEGYIDELFLFISEIFMSIPVILITLGIIVLLNNGFHSIILALFVLYMPRTLNYVRGLVKREKHKNYIKIAKIYGVNHFRIIIRHIAPNIIVPILVNFSTNFAGAILTEASLGYLGFGIQPPYPTLGNMLNESQSYFLLAPWFTILPGLMILFLVYKINQISKKYQEKK; encoded by the coding sequence ATGAAGAAATACTTATATATTATAATAATTCTAGTAGGGATTATATTTTGTATTACTTTCTATCAAAATCCATATAAAATTTCAGAAAATTTTACTTTATTAAAACCTAGTTTTCAACATATTTTAGGGACAGATAATTTAGGAAGAGATATTTTTAGTCGTTTACTATTAGGAACTTTTTATAGTATTTTTATTGCTTTTAGTGCTATCTTGTTGGCAGGTATTATAGGAAGTCTATTAGGTGCAGTTGCAGGCTATTTTGAAGGATATATTGATGAACTTTTTTTATTTATTTCAGAAATTTTTATGTCAATTCCAGTAATTTTAATTACTTTGGGAATTATTGTGCTTCTAAATAATGGTTTTCATTCTATTATTTTAGCACTTTTTGTATTGTATATGCCTAGAACCCTTAACTATGTGAGAGGTTTAGTAAAACGAGAAAAACATAAAAACTATATCAAAATAGCTAAAATTTATGGAGTTAATCACTTTAGAATTATAATACGACATATTGCTCCTAATATTATTGTTCCAATTTTGGTAAATTTCTCAACAAATTTTGCAGGTGCTATTCTAACCGAAGCAAGTTTAGGATATTTAGGCTTTGGAATTCAACCTCCTTATCCCACTTTGGGAAATATGTTAAATGAATCACAATCTTATTTTTTATTAGCTCCTTGGTTTACAATCTTACCTGGACTTATGATTTTATTTTTAGTTTATAAAATAAATCAAATTTCAAAAAAATATCAGGAGAAAAAGTGA
- a CDS encoding ABC transporter permease: MTKRQMYIKLVVSSLIRRKARMIVALLAVAIGATIMSGLVTIYYDIPRQLGKEFRSYGANFVVLPSGNEKITDTEFDKIKNEMSTQKIVGMAPYRYETTKINQQPYILTGTDMIEVKKNSPFWYIEGEWSTNDDENNVMIGKEISKKLNLQVGETFIIEGPKAGAKVVASKQSDSAEESKKKDLNSDFYSKKLKVKGIITTGGAEESFIFLPISLLNEILEDDTKIDSIECSIEADSKQLDNLANKLKTADENITARPIKRVTQSQDIVLGKLQALVLLVNIVVLILTMISVSTTMMAVVAERRKEIGLKKALGAYDSEIKKEFLGEGSALGFIGGLLGVGLGFVFAQEVSLSVFGRAIEFQWLFAPITIIVSMIITTLACLYPVKKAMEIEPALVLKGE; this comes from the coding sequence ATGACTAAAAGACAAATGTATATAAAACTGGTTGTAAGTTCTCTTATCAGAAGGAAAGCAAGAATGATAGTTGCTTTACTTGCTGTGGCAATAGGAGCTACAATAATGTCAGGACTTGTAACTATATATTATGATATTCCTAGACAATTAGGAAAAGAATTTAGGTCTTATGGTGCAAACTTTGTTGTGTTACCATCAGGAAATGAAAAAATAACTGATACTGAGTTTGATAAAATAAAAAATGAAATGTCAACACAAAAAATTGTAGGTATGGCTCCATATAGATATGAAACAACTAAAATCAATCAACAACCATATATTTTAACTGGTACTGATATGATAGAAGTTAAAAAGAATAGTCCATTTTGGTATATTGAAGGTGAATGGTCTACAAATGATGATGAAAATAATGTAATGATAGGTAAAGAAATTTCTAAAAAATTAAATTTACAAGTTGGAGAAACTTTTATTATTGAAGGACCAAAAGCAGGTGCAAAAGTTGTAGCTTCTAAACAATCTGACAGTGCAGAAGAAAGTAAAAAGAAAGATTTGAACTCTGATTTTTATTCAAAAAAATTAAAAGTAAAAGGGATAATTACAACAGGTGGAGCAGAAGAATCTTTTATATTCTTGCCTATATCACTTTTAAATGAAATTTTAGAAGATGATACTAAAATAGATAGTATTGAATGTTCAATAGAAGCAGATTCAAAACAATTAGATAATTTAGCAAATAAATTAAAAACTGCTGATGAAAATATCACAGCTAGACCTATAAAGAGAGTTACGCAATCTCAAGATATAGTTTTAGGAAAATTACAAGCTCTTGTTTTACTTGTTAATATAGTTGTATTGATACTTACAATGATTTCTGTTAGTACAACAATGATGGCAGTTGTAGCTGAAAGAAGAAAAGAAATAGGACTTAAAAAAGCTCTTGGAGCTTATGATAGTGAAATAAAAAAAGAATTTTTAGGAGAAGGTTCAGCTCTTGGGTTTATAGGGGGACTATTAGGAGTTGGATTAGGATTTGTGTTTGCACAAGAAGTTAGTTTAAGTGTGTTTGGTAGAGCAATAGAATTTCAATGGTTATTTGCTCCTATAACTATTATTGTGTCTATGATTATAACAACTTTGGCTTGTCTATATCCTGTTAAAAAGGCAATGGAAATTGAGCCAGCATTGGTATTAAAAGGAGAGTAG
- a CDS encoding ABC transporter ATP-binding protein, with protein sequence MDNREVLLEVKNVSKIYGDLHALKEVNFQVRKGEWVAIMGSSGSGKSTIMNIIGCMDKPSIGEVILDGQDITKESQNSLTKIRREKIGLIFQQFHLIPYLTALENVMVAQYYHSIPDEEEALQALERVGLKDRAKHLPSQLSGGEQQRVCIARALINSPEIILADEPTGNLDEVNEKIVIEILKQLHKEGSTIIVVTHDLEVGDVAERKIILEYGKIVDVIDQKQYGKKK encoded by the coding sequence ATGGATAATCGTGAAGTTTTATTGGAAGTAAAAAATGTGTCTAAAATATATGGAGATTTACATGCTTTAAAAGAAGTTAATTTTCAAGTAAGAAAAGGTGAATGGGTTGCAATAATGGGTTCATCTGGTTCGGGAAAATCAACTATAATGAATATTATAGGCTGTATGGATAAACCAAGTATTGGTGAAGTTATTTTAGATGGGCAAGATATCACAAAAGAAAGTCAAAATTCTTTAACAAAAATAAGAAGAGAAAAAATTGGATTGATATTTCAACAATTCCATTTAATTCCTTATTTAACTGCTCTTGAAAATGTAATGGTTGCTCAGTATTATCACAGTATTCCAGATGAAGAAGAAGCATTACAAGCTCTTGAAAGAGTTGGACTTAAAGACAGAGCAAAACATTTACCTAGTCAATTATCTGGTGGAGAACAACAAAGAGTATGTATAGCAAGAGCTTTAATCAATAGCCCAGAAATAATACTTGCAGATGAGCCAACAGGAAACCTTGATGAAGTAAATGAAAAAATTGTTATAGAAATATTAAAACAACTTCATAAAGAAGGTTCAACAATTATTGTTGTAACACATGATTTAGAAGTTGGAGATGTGGCAGAGAGAAAAATAATATTAGAATATGGTAAAATTGTAGATGTTATAGATCAAAAACAATATGGAAAGAAGAAATAG
- a CDS encoding Fe-S-containing protein produces the protein MLKFYIDVINYLAIFAFLLGIITALLIKYKNLYLNIVVGLISLVGLGCSITMTVFKQLYPQKMVKISLQYNRWALAIGMGFMLIALLFQFLKTLKEKDKSKLCILSIISISFSMIAIWFLAFTIIPQVYAMTKEFVAFGEDSFGTQSLLRVGGFLLGLLTIFLIALSVQKVYFRLKASLAKIFALLIYLVASFDFFLRGVSALARLRFLKSSNSLVFNVMIFEDKSTAYIVILFTVLSCIFSLLLFKDSRKVIGTFKNNALLRLEKARLKNNKHWLSSLAFFSILSVFLITIVHSHITKPVALTPPQPYQEEGNMIVIPLTDVEDGHLHRFSYIATGGNNVRFIVVKKPKGGSYGLGLDACDICGVAGYFERNDEIVCKRCDVVMNKSTIGFKGGCNPVPFEYEIKDKKIYIDKATLEKEKDRFPVGD, from the coding sequence ATGTTAAAGTTTTACATAGATGTAATAAATTATCTTGCAATCTTTGCGTTTCTTTTAGGGATTATTACAGCACTATTGATAAAGTATAAAAATCTATATTTGAATATAGTTGTTGGATTAATTTCATTAGTAGGACTAGGTTGTTCAATTACAATGACTGTATTTAAACAGTTATATCCACAGAAAATGGTAAAAATATCACTACAATATAATAGGTGGGCGTTGGCAATTGGAATGGGATTTATGCTGATAGCTTTATTATTTCAATTTTTAAAAACTTTAAAAGAGAAGGACAAAAGCAAACTTTGTATTCTATCAATTATAAGTATTAGTTTTTCTATGATAGCCATATGGTTTTTAGCTTTTACAATAATTCCACAGGTGTATGCAATGACAAAAGAGTTTGTTGCCTTTGGAGAAGATTCCTTTGGAACACAATCTTTACTTAGAGTAGGTGGATTTTTATTAGGACTTTTAACAATTTTCTTAATAGCCCTATCAGTTCAAAAAGTATATTTTCGTTTGAAAGCTAGTTTAGCAAAAATATTTGCATTACTTATTTACTTAGTGGCAAGTTTTGATTTCTTTTTAAGAGGAGTTTCAGCACTTGCAAGATTAAGATTTTTAAAATCAAGTAATTCTCTTGTATTTAATGTAATGATTTTTGAAGATAAGAGTACAGCATATATAGTGATTTTATTTACAGTACTTTCTTGTATTTTTTCGTTGTTATTATTTAAAGATAGTAGGAAAGTTATTGGAACATTTAAAAATAATGCTTTATTAAGATTAGAAAAGGCTAGACTTAAAAATAATAAACATTGGCTTTCAAGTTTAGCATTTTTCTCAATATTATCAGTATTTTTAATAACAATTGTTCATAGTCATATAACAAAACCAGTGGCATTGACTCCACCTCAACCATATCAAGAAGAGGGAAATATGATAGTAATTCCTCTAACCGATGTTGAAGATGGACATTTACATAGATTTTCATATATAGCAACAGGTGGAAATAATGTTAGATTTATAGTTGTTAAGAAGCCAAAAGGTGGAAGTTATGGTTTGGGGCTTGATGCTTGTGATATATGTGGAGTAGCTGGATATTTTGAAAGAAATGATGAAATTGTCTGCAAGCGTTGTGATGTTGTAATGAACAAGTCAACAATCGGTTTCAAGGGTGGATGTAATCCAGTACCATTTGAATATGAAATTAAAGATAAAAAAATATATATAGATAAAGCGACCTTAGAAAAAGAAAAAGATCGTTTTCCAGTAGGTGATTGA
- a CDS encoding dipeptide/oligopeptide/nickel ABC transporter ATP-binding protein: protein MKILKIKNLNLKIHEKEILKNISFEIDEGEIIGLIGESGSGKTIFTKYILGILPIAAHFTQESFEVVPKIGAIFQNAFTSLNPTVKIGKQLQHLYISHYGNKKDWKEKIESLLEEVGLDKKKNFLDKYPYELSGGEQQRIVIMAALIGEPKFLIADEVTTALDVETKIEIINFFKKLQKKFKISILFITHDLSTLKDFADKIYVMYHGEIIDENHPYRKQLFQLSQDVWRRKK from the coding sequence ATGAAAATACTAAAAATAAAAAATCTAAATCTTAAAATTCATGAAAAGGAAATTTTAAAAAATATTTCTTTTGAAATAGACGAAGGAGAAATCATAGGATTAATAGGAGAATCAGGAAGTGGAAAAACTATTTTTACAAAATATATTTTAGGTATTCTACCTATTGCTGCTCACTTTACTCAGGAAAGTTTTGAAGTTGTTCCAAAAATAGGAGCTATTTTTCAAAATGCTTTTACTTCCTTAAATCCAACAGTAAAAATAGGAAAACAATTACAACATCTTTATATTTCTCATTATGGAAATAAAAAAGATTGGAAAGAAAAAATTGAAAGCTTATTAGAAGAAGTTGGCTTGGATAAAAAGAAAAATTTTTTAGACAAATATCCATATGAATTAAGTGGAGGAGAGCAACAAAGAATTGTTATTATGGCTGCTTTGATAGGTGAGCCTAAGTTTTTAATTGCAGATGAAGTAACTACTGCTTTGGATGTAGAAACAAAAATTGAAATTATTAATTTTTTTAAAAAATTACAGAAAAAATTTAAAATATCAATTTTATTTATAACTCATGATTTATCTACTTTAAAAGATTTTGCTGATAAAATTTATGTAATGTATCATGGAGAAATTATTGATGAAAATCATCCTTATAGAAAACAATTATTCCAACTTTCTCAAGATGTTTGGAGGAGAAAAAAATAA
- a CDS encoding ABC transporter permease has translation MYYIKKIFRMLLSIFSIGTFSFLLLELIPGDPETTILGIEASAKDLENLREQLGLNLSFGTRYWNWLCGIFQGDLGISFKYKEPVFNLILERLPLTISIAFISIFIVFVMSIPLSFFLHNTKNKKIKKIGESILSIFISIPSFWLGIIFMYLFGIILRWASTGYNNTWQSLILPCLVISIPKIGWISMHLYSNLYKELREDYIKYLYSNGMKKIYLNFYILKNAFLPIIPLTGMLLLELITGVVIIEQIFSIPGIGRLLVQSVLMRDIPLIQGLIFYTSTFVVLLNFIIDILYSLLDPRIQVGEQ, from the coding sequence ATGTACTATATAAAAAAAATTTTTAGGATGCTTTTAAGTATTTTTTCTATTGGAACCTTTTCTTTTTTACTTTTGGAATTGATTCCAGGAGACCCAGAAACTACTATTTTAGGAATAGAGGCAAGTGCAAAAGATCTTGAAAATTTAAGGGAGCAATTAGGATTAAACTTAAGTTTTGGAACAAGATATTGGAATTGGCTTTGTGGAATTTTTCAAGGTGATTTAGGGATTTCTTTTAAATATAAAGAACCTGTTTTCAATCTGATTTTAGAAAGACTCCCCTTGACAATTAGTATTGCTTTTATCTCTATATTTATTGTTTTTGTAATGTCTATACCTTTATCTTTTTTCTTACATAACACTAAAAATAAAAAAATTAAAAAAATAGGGGAATCTATTTTAAGTATATTTATTTCTATTCCTTCTTTTTGGTTGGGAATTATATTTATGTACTTATTTGGAATTATTTTACGATGGGCATCAACAGGATATAATAACACTTGGCAGTCTTTAATTCTCCCTTGTTTAGTTATTTCAATTCCTAAAATAGGATGGATTAGTATGCATTTATATTCTAATTTATATAAAGAATTAAGAGAGGATTACATTAAGTATTTGTATTCTAATGGAATGAAAAAAATTTATTTGAATTTTTATATATTAAAAAATGCCTTTTTACCAATTATTCCTTTAACAGGAATGCTTCTATTGGAGCTAATTACGGGAGTTGTTATTATAGAGCAAATTTTTTCTATTCCTGGAATTGGAAGACTTTTAGTGCAATCTGTTTTAATGAGAGATATTCCTTTAATACAAGGTTTAATTTTTTATACATCAACTTTTGTAGTTCTCTTAAATTTTATAATAGATATTTTATATTCTTTATTAGATCCAAGAATTCAAGTAGGTGAGCAATAA
- a CDS encoding ABC transporter substrate-binding protein: MKRKLFFEKVLVSILLTFILIACQKGENKEESIRTVSTVDIDSLNPYQVVSSASDQILLNVFEGLIMPGVDGTVVPALAESYEISEDGRTYTFSIRKGVKFHNGNDMDIKDVEFSLNYMSGKLGNNPTEALFENIEKIEILDDSHISIHLSKPDSSFIYYMKEAIVPDENKDHLEDIAIGTGPYKIAEYQKEQKLVLSKNEEYWGEKAKISTVTILISPNSETNFLKLLSGEINFLTNIDPKRIPELDKYQILTSPSNLCLILSLNPKEKPFDDIEVRKAINLAIDKNKVIQLAMNGKGTPIYTNMSPVMSKFLWNAPEEQSNPEKAKQILEEKKLLPMEFTLKVPNSSKFYLDTAQSIREQLKDIGITVNLEMIEWATWLSDVYTNKKYVASLAGLSGKMEPDAILRRYTSTYPKNFTNFNNARYDVLVEEAKRTSNEEKQIENYKEAQKILSEEQAAIFLMDPNIIIATEKGIEGFEFYPLPYLNFAKLYFKK, encoded by the coding sequence ATGAAAAGAAAATTATTTTTTGAGAAAGTATTAGTATCTATTTTATTGACCTTTATTTTAATTGCTTGTCAAAAAGGAGAAAACAAAGAAGAAAGCATCAGAACAGTTTCAACAGTAGATATTGATAGCTTAAACCCCTATCAAGTTGTTTCTAGTGCTTCTGACCAAATTCTTTTAAATGTGTTTGAAGGATTAATTATGCCAGGAGTAGATGGAACAGTTGTTCCTGCCTTAGCAGAATCTTATGAAATTTCAGAAGATGGTAGAACATACACATTTTCAATCAGAAAGGGAGTAAAATTTCATAATGGAAATGATATGGATATTAAGGATGTAGAATTTTCATTAAATTATATGTCTGGAAAATTAGGTAATAACCCAACAGAAGCCCTATTTGAAAACATTGAAAAAATAGAAATATTAGATGACTCACATATTTCAATTCATTTATCTAAACCCGATTCTAGTTTTATTTACTATATGAAAGAAGCAATAGTTCCTGATGAGAATAAAGACCATTTAGAAGATATTGCAATAGGGACAGGACCATATAAAATTGCTGAATATCAAAAAGAACAAAAATTAGTTCTTAGTAAAAATGAAGAATATTGGGGAGAAAAAGCAAAAATTTCAACAGTTACAATCTTAATAAGTCCAAATTCAGAAACAAATTTTCTTAAATTATTATCTGGGGAAATAAATTTTTTAACCAACATTGACCCTAAGAGAATACCTGAATTAGATAAATATCAAATTCTTACTTCTCCTTCAAATCTCTGTTTAATTTTATCATTAAACCCTAAGGAAAAACCTTTTGATGATATTGAAGTACGGAAAGCAATTAATCTTGCCATTGACAAAAATAAGGTAATTCAATTAGCAATGAATGGAAAAGGAACTCCTATTTACACAAATATGAGTCCTGTTATGTCAAAATTTTTATGGAATGCACCAGAAGAACAATCAAATCCAGAAAAAGCAAAACAAATTTTAGAAGAAAAGAAGCTATTACCTATGGAATTTACCTTAAAAGTTCCGAATAGCTCTAAGTTTTACTTAGATACTGCTCAATCTATTAGAGAACAACTAAAAGATATAGGAATTACAGTTAATTTAGAGATGATTGAGTGGGCGACTTGGCTTTCTGATGTCTATACTAATAAAAAATATGTAGCAAGTTTAGCTGGTTTATCTGGGAAAATGGAACCAGATGCTATTTTAAGAAGATATACTTCTACTTACCCAAAAAATTTTACAAATTTTAATAATGCAAGATATGATGTTTTAGTTGAAGAAGCCAAAAGAACTTCAAATGAAGAAAAACAAATAGAGAATTATAAGGAAGCTCAAAAGATTTTGTCAGAAGAACAAGCAGCTATTTTTCTTATGGATCCAAATATTATTATTGCAACAGAAAAAGGGATAGAAGGATTTGAATTTTATCCATTACCGTATTTAAATTTTGCAAAATTATACTTTAAAAAATAA
- a CDS encoding dipeptide/oligopeptide/nickel ABC transporter ATP-binding protein, producing MLLTVENLSKVYIKKKIINNVSFSMKKGEILGILGKSGAGKSTIGKILLQLSRPTTGTILFEGKALSDVPRRDIQAIFQDPYTALNPSLKIGEILEEPLIANGKFSKEERRNKVEETLLKVGLLETDYEKYPEELSGGQQQRVCIAGAIILSPKLIICDEPIASLDLAIQVQILDLIQKINQEEGISFIFITHNLPAIYRIADRILLLYHGEVQEIQKLEDFFHNPKSEYGKKLLQTLNLIK from the coding sequence ATGTTATTAACTGTGGAGAATTTAAGTAAAGTATATATAAAAAAGAAAATAATAAACAATGTTTCATTTTCTATGAAAAAAGGTGAAATTCTTGGAATATTAGGTAAATCTGGTGCTGGTAAATCAACTATAGGAAAAATATTACTTCAATTATCAAGACCAACAACAGGGACTATCTTATTTGAAGGAAAAGCTCTGTCAGATGTTCCTAGAAGAGATATTCAAGCAATTTTTCAAGATCCCTATACTGCATTAAATCCAAGTTTAAAAATAGGGGAGATTTTAGAAGAACCCCTTATAGCTAATGGGAAATTTTCAAAGGAAGAAAGAAGAAACAAAGTTGAAGAAACTCTTTTGAAAGTAGGACTTTTAGAGACTGATTATGAAAAATACCCTGAAGAGTTATCAGGTGGTCAACAACAAAGAGTTTGTATTGCAGGAGCAATTATACTATCTCCAAAACTAATTATTTGTGATGAACCTATTGCTTCTTTAGACTTAGCAATTCAAGTACAAATATTAGATTTAATCCAAAAAATAAATCAAGAAGAAGGAATTAGTTTTATTTTTATTACACATAACCTACCTGCTATTTATAGAATTGCAGATAGAATATTACTTTTATATCATGGAGAAGTACAGGAAATCCAAAAATTAGAGGATTTTTTTCACAATCCCAAAAGTGAATATGGGAAAAAACTTTTACAAACTTTAAATTTAATCAAATAA
- a CDS encoding enhanced serine sensitivity protein SseB — MININEVTDSQKLKDLLKKMYKDNNPELENDILEEIIMKVNFLSYINSNKNNNEIDLGNINFNVLTTDNNKIYLPAFTDLEELSKWGIPSNMDTITLNFDNYVEIILDNENIEGLVINPFGDSYILSREWLRELKDMKKDRLKVNEVRIEANSKILISEPKQLPTMMMDAIKDCCDSLENVNKAWILEMITEKDKSWLLILDFEGDKNYIFSKISQATRNYLGNMYLDMLPYEDDFARNSVQNHKAFYNKNK, encoded by the coding sequence ATGATTAATATAAATGAAGTAACAGATAGCCAAAAATTGAAAGATTTATTAAAAAAAATGTATAAAGATAATAATCCAGAATTGGAAAATGACATTTTGGAAGAAATAATTATGAAAGTTAATTTTTTAAGTTATATCAATTCAAATAAGAATAATAATGAAATAGATTTGGGAAATATAAACTTTAATGTTTTAACAACTGATAACAATAAAATTTATCTTCCTGCTTTTACAGATTTAGAAGAACTATCTAAATGGGGTATTCCATCAAATATGGATACAATTACTTTAAATTTTGATAACTATGTTGAAATAATTTTAGATAATGAAAATATAGAAGGATTAGTTATTAACCCTTTTGGAGATTCATATATACTTTCAAGAGAATGGTTAAGAGAATTAAAGGATATGAAAAAGGATAGATTGAAAGTAAATGAAGTTAGAATTGAAGCTAATTCAAAAATATTAATATCTGAACCTAAACAACTTCCAACTATGATGATGGATGCTATAAAAGATTGTTGTGATAGTTTAGAGAATGTAAATAAAGCTTGGATTTTAGAAATGATAACTGAAAAAGATAAAAGTTGGCTTTTGATTTTAGATTTTGAAGGAGATAAAAATTACATTTTCTCAAAAATAAGCCAAGCTACTAGAAACTACCTTGGAAATATGTATTTAGACATGTTACCATATGAAGATGATTTTGCAAGAAATTCTGTACAAAATCATAAAGCATTTTATAATAAAAATAAATAA
- a CDS encoding FMN-binding protein, producing the protein MKKYLLVGMIVVLSLLTACGKKDFSKMTFNDGEYQGHFDNDDKDHPSTADVNITIQDGKIVACTAEFRDGKGNIKGDDYAKDAGEDKYMKAQIAVQGFSTYADKLVEVQDPNEVDAVSGATVSNKEFKEAVWNALEKAKK; encoded by the coding sequence ATGAAAAAATATTTATTAGTTGGAATGATTGTAGTATTATCTTTATTAACAGCTTGTGGTAAAAAAGATTTCTCTAAAATGACATTTAATGATGGTGAATATCAAGGGCATTTTGATAATGATGATAAGGATCACCCAAGTACAGCAGATGTTAATATTACAATACAAGATGGTAAAATAGTAGCTTGTACTGCTGAGTTTAGAGATGGAAAAGGAAATATAAAAGGTGATGACTATGCAAAAGATGCTGGTGAGGATAAGTATATGAAAGCTCAAATAGCTGTTCAAGGTTTTTCAACTTATGCTGATAAATTAGTTGAAGTACAAGACCCAAATGAAGTTGATGCAGTATCTGGAGCAACTGTTTCTAATAAAGAATTTAAAGAAGCAGTATGGAATGCATTAGAAAAGGCTAAGAAATAA